In Oncorhynchus clarkii lewisi isolate Uvic-CL-2024 chromosome 16, UVic_Ocla_1.0, whole genome shotgun sequence, one genomic interval encodes:
- the LOC139368015 gene encoding palmitoyltransferase ZDHHC16B-like isoform X1, protein MPARSDWAMRSWRWQFSRMMSLCLRWCRLCPKRGVRPSKPRRKLGELWSYWKLLLNSLYFNSLTNSDTYLDCVFEPIYWIVDNVTRWFGVVFVCLVIALTSSVVVVVYLCLLPVILNTYPLLWIIWHLTYGHWVLMMVLFHYYKATTTSPGHPPQVKSDTPSVTICKKCIVPKPARTHHCSICNTCILKMDHHCPWLNNCVGHFNHRYFFSFCLYMTMGCMYCSVSCKDMFIEAYNAVESYYQTPPALFSFREKMVHNGVIFIWVLTSSVAVALGGLTLWHAILITRGETSVERHINKKEIRRLKEKGKVFRNPYHYGKINNWKVLFGVEETSHWLTRVLLPSSHVPHEDGLIWECPRALTRRDPMTI, encoded by the exons ATGCCAGCAAGATCAG ACTGGGCCATGCGCAGCTGGAGGTGGCAGTTCTCCAGGATGATGAGCCTTTGCCTGCGCTGGTGCCGGCTGTGTCCTAAGCGAGGGGTGCGCCCCAGCAAGCCCCGGAGGAAGCTAGGAGAGCTGTGGAGCTACTGGAAGCTGCTGCTCAACTCCCTCTACTTCAACAGCCTCACCAACTCTGACACCTACCTGGACTGTGTCTTTGAACCCATCTACTGGATTGTGGACAATGTGACTCGCTGGTTTGGGGTG GTATTTGTGTGCCTGGTGATTGCCCTCACCAGCTCTGTGGTGGTCGTTGTCTACCTGTGCCTGTTGCCTGTTATCCTCAACACCTACCCACTGCTGTGGATCATCTGGCACCTCACCTATGGCCACTGGGTCCTCATGATGGTCCTCTTCCACTACTACAAGGCCACCACCACCTCCCCTGGACACCCACCACAG GTTAAAAGTGATACACCGTCAGTGACCATCTGTAAGAAATGCATCGTCCCCAAACCAGCCAGAACTCACCACTGCAGCATCTGCAATAC GTGTATTCTGAAGATGGATCACCACTGTC CTTGGCTCAACAACTGTGTGGGCCACTTCAACCACCGCTACTTTTTCTCCTTCTGCCTCTACATGACCATGGGCTGCATGTACTGCAGCGTCAGCTGCAAAGACATGTTCATAGAGGCTTACAACGCTGTCGAG AGCTACTATCAGACCCCACCAGCACTGTTTTCCTTCAGGGAAAAGATGGTCCACAATGGTGTCATTTTCATTTGGGTACTGACAAG TTCGGTGGCAGTTGCTCTGGGAGGTCTGACCCTGTGGCATGCTATCCTCATCACTCGAGGAGAGACCAGTGTGGAGAGACACATCAACAAGAAAGAAATCAGACGTTTAAAGGAGAAAGGAAAG GTGTTCCGAAATCCATACCACTATGGGAAAATAAACAATTGGAAAGTTTTGTTTGGTGTGGAGGAGACGAG TCACTGGTTGACCAGAGTCCTCCTGCCGTCTAGCCACGTTCCCCATGAAGATGGACTGATATGGGAATGCCCTCGGGCTCTCACCAGAAGAGACCCTATGACCATCTAA
- the LOC139368015 gene encoding palmitoyltransferase ZDHHC16B-like isoform X2, which translates to MRSWRWQFSRMMSLCLRWCRLCPKRGVRPSKPRRKLGELWSYWKLLLNSLYFNSLTNSDTYLDCVFEPIYWIVDNVTRWFGVVFVCLVIALTSSVVVVVYLCLLPVILNTYPLLWIIWHLTYGHWVLMMVLFHYYKATTTSPGHPPQVKSDTPSVTICKKCIVPKPARTHHCSICNTCILKMDHHCPWLNNCVGHFNHRYFFSFCLYMTMGCMYCSVSCKDMFIEAYNAVESYYQTPPALFSFREKMVHNGVIFIWVLTSSVAVALGGLTLWHAILITRGETSVERHINKKEIRRLKEKGKVFRNPYHYGKINNWKVLFGVEETSHWLTRVLLPSSHVPHEDGLIWECPRALTRRDPMTI; encoded by the exons ATGCGCAGCTGGAGGTGGCAGTTCTCCAGGATGATGAGCCTTTGCCTGCGCTGGTGCCGGCTGTGTCCTAAGCGAGGGGTGCGCCCCAGCAAGCCCCGGAGGAAGCTAGGAGAGCTGTGGAGCTACTGGAAGCTGCTGCTCAACTCCCTCTACTTCAACAGCCTCACCAACTCTGACACCTACCTGGACTGTGTCTTTGAACCCATCTACTGGATTGTGGACAATGTGACTCGCTGGTTTGGGGTG GTATTTGTGTGCCTGGTGATTGCCCTCACCAGCTCTGTGGTGGTCGTTGTCTACCTGTGCCTGTTGCCTGTTATCCTCAACACCTACCCACTGCTGTGGATCATCTGGCACCTCACCTATGGCCACTGGGTCCTCATGATGGTCCTCTTCCACTACTACAAGGCCACCACCACCTCCCCTGGACACCCACCACAG GTTAAAAGTGATACACCGTCAGTGACCATCTGTAAGAAATGCATCGTCCCCAAACCAGCCAGAACTCACCACTGCAGCATCTGCAATAC GTGTATTCTGAAGATGGATCACCACTGTC CTTGGCTCAACAACTGTGTGGGCCACTTCAACCACCGCTACTTTTTCTCCTTCTGCCTCTACATGACCATGGGCTGCATGTACTGCAGCGTCAGCTGCAAAGACATGTTCATAGAGGCTTACAACGCTGTCGAG AGCTACTATCAGACCCCACCAGCACTGTTTTCCTTCAGGGAAAAGATGGTCCACAATGGTGTCATTTTCATTTGGGTACTGACAAG TTCGGTGGCAGTTGCTCTGGGAGGTCTGACCCTGTGGCATGCTATCCTCATCACTCGAGGAGAGACCAGTGTGGAGAGACACATCAACAAGAAAGAAATCAGACGTTTAAAGGAGAAAGGAAAG GTGTTCCGAAATCCATACCACTATGGGAAAATAAACAATTGGAAAGTTTTGTTTGGTGTGGAGGAGACGAG TCACTGGTTGACCAGAGTCCTCCTGCCGTCTAGCCACGTTCCCCATGAAGATGGACTGATATGGGAATGCCCTCGGGCTCTCACCAGAAGAGACCCTATGACCATCTAA
- the LOC139368008 gene encoding Golgi to ER traffic protein 4 homolog: MMSEQEALKCSNARNRGGTQRVEGKLRASVEKGDYYEAHQMYRTLFFRYISQAKHTDARELMYNGAQLFFSYNQLNSAADLSMLVLESLEKSEAKVEDEDLEHLAKLFSLMDPNSPERVAFVSRALKWSTGGSGKLGAPKLHQLLAVTLWKEQNYSESRYHFLHSSDGEGCAQMLVEYSAQRGFRSEVDMFVAQAVLQFLCLKNKNSASVVFSTYTQKHPSIEKDPPFVQPLLNFIWFLLLAVDGGKLTVFTVLCEQYQPSLKRDPMYNEYLDRIGQLFFGVPPKQSSSYGGLLGNLLNSLMGSGEGEDEEGEEAQEHGSPIELD, from the exons ATGATGTCGGAGCAGGAGGCTCTGAAGTGCTCCAATGCAAGAAACCGTGGAGGAACGCAGCGGGTTGAAGGGAAACTGCGAGCCAGTGTGGAAAAGGGAGATTACTATGAAGCTCACCAGATGTACAGAACCTTATTTTTTAG GTATATTTCACAAGCAAAGCACACCGATGCCAGGGAGTTGATGTACAATGGCGCCCAGCTCTTCTTCAGCTACAACCAG CTTAACAGTGCTGCAGACCTGTCAATGTTGGTGCTAGAGTCTTTGGAGAAATCTGAGGCGAAGGTGGAGGACGAAGACTTAG AGCACCTGGCTAAGCTGTTCAGTTTGATGGACCCCAACTCCCCAGAGAGAGTAGCATTTGTGTCCCGCGCACTCAAGTGGTCCACAGGTGGCTCAGGGAAGCTGGGCGCCCCCAAACTGCATCAGCTCCTAGCAGTCACCTTGTGGAAAG AGCAAAACTACAGTGAGTCTCGCTACCACTTCTTGCACTCCTCTGATGGAGAGGGATGTGCCCAGATGCTGGTGGAGTACTCAGCGCAGCGGGGCTTTCGCAGTGAGGTGGACATGTTTGTGGCACAGGCCGTCCTGCA GTTCCTCTGTTTAAAGAACAAAAACAGTGCATCTGTAGTGTTCAGCACATATACACAGAAACACCCCTCAATAGAGAAGGATCCTCCCTTTGTGCAGCCCTTGCTCAACTTTATCTGGTTTCTCTTGCTGGCAGTGGATGG AGGCAAATTAACAGTGTTCACGGTGCTATGTGAGCAGTATCAGCCTTCCCTGAAGAGGGACCCTATGTATAATGAG tatctCGACAGGATAGGACAGCTTTTCTTCGGGGTGCCACCCAAACAGTCTTCATCATATGGTGGATTGCTAG GAAACCTGTTGAACAGCCTGATGGGCTCAGGTGAGggtgaggatgaggagggagaggaagcaCAGGAGCACGGCAGCCCCATTGAGCTGGACTGA